From Acidobacteriota bacterium, one genomic window encodes:
- the rplC gene encoding 50S ribosomal protein L3, whose amino-acid sequence MVNGILGVKIGMTQLFEDGGRVIPATVIQAGPCVVVQKKTADREGYDAVQLGLIEFTSAKRVGQPMRGHFKKAKVAPVRFLKELRLSDGVEDTAVGSKVLVDQFSDSDEVDVTGVSKGKGFAGVMKRHNFSGGVASHGSMFHRAPGSIGASAFPSRVVKGMKGAGHMGQRQVTVKGLKVVRVDAEKNLLIVKGAVPGANGDYLIVRRNRQ is encoded by the coding sequence ATGGTGAATGGCATTCTGGGTGTCAAGATCGGGATGACCCAGTTGTTCGAGGACGGGGGGCGTGTCATTCCGGCTACCGTGATCCAGGCCGGGCCTTGCGTGGTCGTGCAGAAAAAGACGGCCGATCGGGAAGGCTATGACGCCGTGCAACTGGGTTTGATCGAGTTCACTTCGGCCAAGCGAGTCGGTCAACCCATGCGTGGCCATTTCAAGAAGGCCAAGGTGGCTCCGGTTCGTTTCCTGAAGGAATTGCGCTTATCCGATGGCGTCGAAGATACGGCAGTGGGATCCAAAGTGCTGGTGGACCAGTTTAGCGACAGCGACGAAGTGGACGTGACCGGCGTAAGCAAGGGCAAGGGTTTCGCCGGGGTGATGAAGCGGCACAATTTCAGCGGGGGCGTGGCCAGCCACGGTTCCATGTTTCATCGTGCTCCGGGATCGATCGGTGCTTCCGCATTCCCCTCGCGCGTCGTCAAGGGCATGAAGGGCGCCGGTCACATGGGGCAGCGCCAGGTAACGGTGAAAGGCTTGAAAGTTGTGCGCGTGGACGCGGAAAAGAATCTGCTGATCGTCAAGGGAGCCGTTCCCGGTGCCAACGGGGACTATCTGATTGTTCGCAGGAACCGGCAATAG
- the rplD gene encoding 50S ribosomal protein L4 — MATLDVVNLENEVVDQLDLHDTVFSAKVNKSLLYLAVKHYRDSLRQGTHATKTRAQVRGGGRKPWRQKGTGRARVGSSRNPLWRKGGVAHGPKPRSYAFRLPRKMLLGAMRSALSDRFGSNCIRVVADFALPNHKTRELDEVLRKLETRRKLLIVDNGDNENLARASGNLPEVKVVSSRGVTVYDLLNSRSILFSRKAIEKLQEGLQT, encoded by the coding sequence GTGGCAACGCTTGATGTTGTGAATCTGGAGAATGAGGTGGTTGATCAACTCGATCTCCACGACACTGTTTTTTCGGCCAAAGTCAACAAGAGCCTGCTCTATCTGGCGGTGAAACACTACCGTGACAGCCTCAGACAGGGTACTCACGCCACCAAGACCCGTGCTCAGGTGCGTGGCGGAGGTAGAAAACCCTGGCGGCAGAAGGGTACCGGGAGAGCCAGGGTTGGAAGTTCCCGCAATCCACTCTGGAGAAAGGGTGGAGTGGCCCATGGGCCGAAGCCCAGGTCCTACGCCTTTCGCCTTCCCAGGAAAATGCTGCTGGGTGCGATGCGTTCGGCCCTGAGCGACAGATTTGGCTCGAACTGTATCAGGGTGGTCGCCGATTTCGCCTTGCCCAATCACAAGACCAGGGAGCTGGACGAGGTACTGAGGAAGCTGGAGACGCGGAGGAAGCTTCTCATCGTGGACAACGGGGACAATGAAAACCTGGCCCGAGCCTCCGGGAATTTGCCGGAAGTGAAAGTCGTATCCAGTCGCGGGGTTACCGTTTACGATCTGCTGAATTCCAGGAGCATTCTTTTCTCCAGGAAGGCCATTGAGAAACTTCAGGAGGGTCTGCAAACGTGA
- a CDS encoding 50S ribosomal protein L23 → MNLASIVKRPIITEKALGLKEDHRYLCFEVSARANKHQVKQAVEKLFNVKVASVNTAGFKGKMRRQGRYVGRRPDWKKAFVKLKPGEKMIEYADNA, encoded by the coding sequence GTGAACCTGGCCTCGATCGTGAAGCGCCCGATCATCACCGAGAAGGCCCTGGGTCTGAAGGAAGACCACAGGTATCTATGCTTTGAAGTGTCTGCACGGGCCAATAAGCATCAGGTAAAGCAAGCTGTAGAGAAGCTCTTCAACGTCAAGGTGGCTTCGGTTAATACGGCCGGCTTCAAGGGGAAAATGCGACGTCAGGGACGCTATGTCGGGAGGCGGCCCGATTGGAAGAAGGCCTTCGTCAAGCTAAAGCCGGGCGAAAAAATGATTGAATACGCGGACAATGCTTAG
- the rplB gene encoding 50S ribosomal protein L2 → MGLKTFRPFTPSLRFTSVTTSEGLSQKRPKKSLTTGKSRTGGRNNLGRMTVRHRGGGHKRLYRQIDFKRDKFGVPAKVAAVEYDPNRSARIALLHYRDGEKRYIIHPVGLEVGATVVSGPEADILVGNALPLKNIPLGTTIHNIELRKGGGAQMARSAGSAAQLVAREGAYAQVKMPSGEVRRVHVDCLATVGQVGNTDHSNISLGKAGKQRWLGRRPTVRGVAMNPVDHPHGGGEGRTSGGRHPVTPWGQPTRGFRTRNNKRTDSFIVKRRGK, encoded by the coding sequence ATGGGCCTTAAAACCTTCAGACCCTTTACGCCCTCGTTGCGATTCACCTCGGTGACGACTTCCGAGGGACTCAGCCAAAAGCGTCCAAAGAAGAGCCTGACTACAGGCAAGTCCAGGACCGGGGGCCGTAACAATCTGGGTCGCATGACCGTGCGCCATCGAGGGGGAGGGCACAAGAGGCTCTATCGCCAAATCGATTTCAAGCGCGACAAATTCGGCGTGCCGGCCAAGGTCGCTGCAGTGGAATACGACCCGAACCGATCGGCCCGAATTGCGCTGCTTCACTACAGGGATGGTGAAAAGCGTTACATCATTCATCCCGTGGGTCTCGAGGTTGGAGCTACGGTTGTTTCCGGACCGGAAGCCGACATCCTGGTCGGCAATGCGCTGCCTCTGAAGAATATCCCGCTGGGAACCACCATCCACAATATCGAGTTGCGGAAGGGTGGGGGAGCCCAAATGGCCCGTTCGGCCGGGAGTGCGGCTCAACTGGTTGCCAGGGAGGGTGCCTACGCCCAGGTGAAGATGCCGTCCGGCGAGGTCAGGCGGGTCCACGTCGACTGTCTGGCGACGGTCGGGCAGGTAGGTAATACCGACCACAGCAACATCAGCCTGGGCAAGGCCGGAAAACAGCGGTGGTTGGGACGTCGACCGACAGTGCGGGGTGTGGCCATGAACCCGGTCGACCATCCCCACGGAGGCGGCGAGGGAAGGACCTCCGGAGGGCGCCATCCGGTGACGCCCTGGGGGCAGCCGACCAGGGGGTTCAGGACCCGAAACAACAAGAGAACCGATTCGTTTATCGTGAAACGAAGGGGCAAGTAA
- the rpsS gene encoding 30S ribosomal protein S19, whose product MGRSVKKGPFVDRSLARLVDGMNKRFEKKVIKTWSRRSTIIPDMVGHTFAVHNGRRFIPVFVTENMVGHKLGEFSPSRMFRGHSSKSTEKTASRS is encoded by the coding sequence ATGGGGCGATCGGTAAAAAAGGGACCATTTGTGGACCGCAGCCTGGCCAGGTTGGTAGACGGCATGAACAAGCGGTTCGAGAAGAAGGTGATCAAGACCTGGTCGCGGAGGTCCACCATCATTCCCGACATGGTCGGCCATACCTTCGCAGTGCACAACGGCAGGAGATTTATTCCGGTTTTTGTGACTGAGAATATGGTGGGACACAAGTTGGGAGAATTTTCTCCCAGCCGCATGTTCAGGGGGCACAGCTCAAAGTCCACCGAAAAGACGGCCTCGCGATCCTGA
- the rplV gene encoding 50S ribosomal protein L22 — MEARATAKFIRSSPQKVRLVVDLIRGRNVSEALDILRFTKKRAATQVTKVLKSAIANAEQKDEATDVDRLSVSKAYVNEGPRMKRMRPAPMGRALRYQRRMSHISIHVSDE, encoded by the coding sequence ATGGAAGCTCGTGCTACCGCCAAATTCATCCGCAGCTCGCCGCAAAAGGTCCGGTTGGTTGTTGACCTGATCCGGGGGCGCAACGTTTCGGAAGCGCTGGACATTCTGCGCTTCACCAAGAAGAGGGCAGCTACGCAGGTTACCAAGGTCCTGAAGTCGGCCATCGCCAATGCGGAACAGAAAGACGAGGCCACCGACGTGGACCGGTTGTCGGTGAGCAAGGCTTACGTCAACGAGGGGCCGCGGATGAAGCGGATGCGTCCGGCTCCCATGGGGCGGGCATTGCGATACCAGCGGCGAATGAGCCACATCTCGATTCATGTGTCGGACGAATAG
- the rpsC gene encoding 30S ribosomal protein S3 has protein sequence MGQKVHPFGLRLGYNKTWRSRWYAKKDYGTLLHEDLRLKTELKKQLGHAGVSNIEIERPGNKIRVTIYTSRPGIIIGRKGSEIDKLKVDLQQRTNREVFININEIHRPELEAQLVAESIALQLKKRIAFRRAMRKAVDSALKVNAKGIRVCCAGRLNGAEIARTEWYLQGRLPLHTLRADIDYGFAESFTTYGLIGVKVWIYKGDLFPVTKKASEIGAKL, from the coding sequence GTGGGACAGAAAGTACATCCCTTTGGTCTTCGCTTGGGATACAACAAAACCTGGCGTTCCCGCTGGTACGCCAAGAAGGACTACGGAACGTTGTTGCACGAAGACCTGCGCCTGAAGACGGAACTCAAGAAGCAGTTGGGGCACGCCGGGGTCTCGAACATTGAGATCGAACGGCCCGGCAACAAGATCCGAGTCACCATTTACACCTCCCGGCCCGGAATCATCATCGGCCGCAAGGGTTCCGAGATCGACAAGCTCAAGGTGGATTTGCAGCAGAGGACCAATCGCGAAGTTTTCATCAACATCAATGAGATTCATCGCCCGGAGCTCGAGGCTCAACTGGTAGCTGAATCCATTGCGCTTCAGCTTAAAAAGCGGATTGCTTTTCGGCGGGCGATGCGGAAGGCCGTGGACTCCGCCCTCAAAGTCAACGCCAAGGGCATCAGGGTCTGTTGTGCGGGACGTCTGAACGGAGCTGAAATCGCGCGAACCGAATGGTACCTCCAGGGTCGACTTCCTCTCCACACGCTGCGGGCCGATATCGACTATGGTTTCGCGGAATCCTTTACCACTTACGGATTGATTGGCGTCAAGGTCTGGATTTACAAGGGAGACCTCTTTCCGGTGACCAAAAAGGCCTCGGAGATCGGTGCCAAACTCTGA
- the rplP gene encoding 50S ribosomal protein L16, protein MLMPKKVKFRKQQRGRNCGKAWRGSEISFGDYGLKVLEPAWITDRQIEAARIAMTRAVRRGGKIWIRLFPDKPVTKKPAETRMGKGKGSPEYWVAVVRPGKVIFEMEGVDRDVAREAMRLAANKLPAKTKFVYRPNAGGEA, encoded by the coding sequence ATGTTAATGCCCAAGAAGGTCAAATTTCGCAAACAGCAGCGTGGGCGCAATTGCGGCAAGGCCTGGCGCGGCTCGGAAATCTCCTTCGGAGACTATGGACTGAAGGTGCTGGAACCCGCCTGGATTACCGATCGCCAGATCGAAGCGGCCCGTATCGCCATGACCCGTGCCGTCAGGCGCGGCGGAAAAATCTGGATTCGCCTGTTCCCGGATAAGCCCGTGACCAAGAAGCCGGCAGAAACTCGCATGGGAAAGGGCAAGGGATCTCCCGAGTATTGGGTAGCCGTGGTCCGCCCGGGTAAGGTCATCTTCGAGATGGAAGGCGTGGACCGGGATGTGGCACGGGAAGCCATGCGTTTGGCCGCCAACAAGTTGCCGGCCAAAACCAAGTTCGTCTACAGGCCCAATGCGGGGGGCGAGGCATGA
- the rpmC gene encoding 50S ribosomal protein L29 yields MTPEQIRDFSDEELVSQENDMAEQIFRLRLQLAMGQAEGTHKLQQLKKDVARIKTVRRERQLQKPRDAG; encoded by the coding sequence ATGACACCCGAGCAGATCAGGGATTTCTCGGACGAAGAACTGGTCAGCCAGGAAAACGACATGGCCGAGCAGATCTTTCGACTGCGACTGCAACTGGCAATGGGTCAGGCGGAGGGGACGCACAAGCTGCAGCAGTTGAAAAAGGACGTGGCCCGGATCAAGACGGTACGACGGGAGCGCCAACTGCAGAAGCCAAGGGATGCAGGATAG
- the rpsQ gene encoding 30S ribosomal protein S17, giving the protein MGSGEKTGRRNAKVGVVKSDGMDKTVVVSVERRVPHPLYRRIVTRTSSFLAHDEQNACGIGDRVAIVETRPTSKNKRWRVSRIITKAS; this is encoded by the coding sequence ATGGGCAGCGGAGAGAAAACAGGTCGAAGGAACGCCAAGGTTGGGGTCGTCAAGAGCGATGGGATGGACAAGACTGTGGTGGTTTCGGTGGAACGCCGGGTGCCCCATCCTCTTTACCGGCGCATTGTCACCAGGACTTCCAGCTTTCTGGCTCACGACGAGCAGAACGCCTGTGGTATCGGCGATCGGGTAGCCATCGTGGAGACCCGCCCAACCAGTAAAAACAAGCGGTGGCGCGTGTCCCGCATCATCACCAAGGCCAGTTGA
- the rplN gene encoding 50S ribosomal protein L14, which translates to MIQMGTILEVADNSGARRLACILPLGGGTGAKAALGDVVTAAVKDVTPDGNVKKGRVVKAVIVRARKETRRRDGSYIRFDQNAAVLINDQGEPVGTRVFGPVARELRDKRFLRIVSLAPEVI; encoded by the coding sequence GTGATTCAAATGGGCACCATCCTGGAAGTCGCCGATAATTCGGGCGCCCGCAGGCTCGCCTGTATTTTGCCGTTAGGAGGGGGCACGGGGGCCAAGGCCGCCTTGGGAGATGTGGTGACGGCCGCTGTCAAGGATGTGACCCCCGATGGCAATGTCAAGAAGGGCAGGGTAGTCAAGGCGGTGATTGTGAGGGCGCGCAAGGAGACCCGCCGGCGGGATGGTTCCTACATTCGCTTCGACCAGAACGCGGCGGTGCTGATCAACGACCAGGGAGAACCGGTGGGAACGCGCGTCTTCGGGCCGGTTGCCCGGGAGTTGCGTGACAAGCGATTCCTTAGGATCGTCTCTCTGGCGCCGGAGGTAATCTGA
- the rplX gene encoding 50S ribosomal protein L24, protein MGRPRRVDIRRNDQVRVIAGKDVKEVGRVLRVIHNKQRVVVEGINMVKRHTRPNPSRNLKGGIVEREGPIHVSNVMIVCGACGQPTRIGHQILADGKKIRVCRKCEASLDR, encoded by the coding sequence ATGGGGCGTCCACGTCGAGTCGATATCCGGAGAAACGACCAGGTCAGGGTCATTGCCGGAAAGGACGTGAAGGAAGTCGGTCGCGTGTTGCGCGTGATCCATAACAAACAGCGGGTGGTTGTGGAAGGAATCAATATGGTCAAGCGCCATACCCGCCCCAACCCCAGCCGGAATCTGAAGGGCGGGATCGTGGAGAGGGAAGGCCCCATACACGTGTCCAACGTAATGATCGTTTGCGGAGCCTGCGGGCAGCCGACCCGAATCGGCCACCAGATACTGGCCGATGGAAAGAAGATCCGGGTTTGTCGCAAGTGTGAGGCTTCGCTGGACCGCTGA
- the rplE gene encoding 50S ribosomal protein L5 has product MSRLKDRYQKEIMPALQKEFGYSNVMAVPKLEKIVVNIGLGEAIQNPKLLDAAMDELGAITGQRPVINRARKSIASFKLRQGMAIACSVTLRAGRMYEFFDRLINIALPRVRDFRGLSTRSFDGRGNYTLGLRDQLVFPEIDYSKVGKIKGMNVCMVTSAKTDDEARSLLGLLGLPFRR; this is encoded by the coding sequence ATGAGCCGACTCAAGGACCGCTATCAGAAGGAAATCATGCCGGCTTTGCAGAAGGAGTTTGGCTACAGCAATGTGATGGCGGTGCCCAAGCTGGAAAAGATCGTGGTCAACATCGGCCTGGGGGAAGCGATCCAGAACCCCAAGCTGTTGGATGCGGCCATGGACGAACTGGGAGCGATCACCGGACAAAGGCCCGTCATCAATCGAGCCCGAAAGTCGATCGCTTCATTCAAGCTTCGGCAGGGAATGGCCATCGCTTGCTCGGTCACGCTTCGGGCCGGCCGCATGTACGAGTTTTTCGATCGTCTGATCAACATTGCGCTCCCCAGGGTCCGAGACTTCCGAGGACTTTCCACCAGGTCTTTCGACGGGCGCGGGAACTATACGCTGGGGTTGCGGGATCAATTGGTGTTTCCGGAGATTGACTACTCCAAGGTCGGCAAAATCAAAGGAATGAACGTGTGCATGGTTACCAGCGCCAAGACCGACGATGAAGCCAGAAGCTTGTTGGGTCTCTTGGGGCTCCCTTTCCGACGATGA
- a CDS encoding type Z 30S ribosomal protein S14: MARVALIAKAKKKPKFKVRRYNRCRLCGRPRGYMRKFQLCRLCFRQLALRGELPGVIKSSW; this comes from the coding sequence ATGGCCAGAGTCGCTCTGATAGCCAAGGCCAAAAAGAAGCCCAAGTTCAAGGTCCGGCGATACAACCGCTGCAGGCTCTGTGGTCGCCCGCGCGGTTACATGCGCAAGTTTCAGTTGTGTCGCCTCTGCTTTCGTCAGTTGGCCTTGAGGGGAGAACTTCCGGGAGTCATCAAGTCAAGTTGGTGA
- the rpsH gene encoding 30S ribosomal protein S8 translates to MSLTDPVANYLTLIRNALQAKHQKVDIPCSRLLTEMTRILKEEGYIASFKTIDEGSKRFLRIYLRYGPRGERVISGLQRISRPGCRVYASKRRIPSVLGNLGISILTTPKGVITGNRARREGVGGEVLCYIW, encoded by the coding sequence ATGAGCTTAACTGATCCCGTTGCAAACTACCTCACTCTCATTCGCAACGCCCTGCAGGCCAAGCACCAGAAGGTCGACATCCCCTGCTCTCGCCTGCTGACGGAAATGACCCGGATTCTCAAGGAAGAAGGGTATATCGCCAGCTTCAAGACCATTGACGAGGGCAGTAAGCGGTTCCTGAGAATCTATCTCCGTTACGGTCCCCGAGGCGAGCGGGTGATTTCGGGATTGCAGAGGATATCCCGGCCGGGTTGCCGGGTTTACGCTTCCAAGCGCAGGATCCCCTCGGTTCTCGGGAATCTGGGGATCAGCATTCTCACGACTCCCAAGGGAGTGATCACCGGGAACCGGGCACGCCGGGAAGGGGTTGGCGGAGAGGTACTCTGCTATATCTGGTAA
- the rplF gene encoding 50S ribosomal protein L6 — protein sequence MSRVGRQIISIPEGIQVSISDHQVRIQGPRGQMTSVVPEGIRFEQTEKGVLATRSSDSKQQKALHGLARSLLANAVAGVSRGFRKELDIVGIGYRAEHKGKSVVFSLGFSHPIDFPIPEGISVEVERQTHLVVSGVDKQKVGQTAADIRSLRKPDPYKNKGIRYTGERLKKKVGKTGAK from the coding sequence ATGTCACGAGTCGGCAGACAGATCATTTCAATTCCGGAGGGCATCCAGGTGAGCATTTCGGACCACCAGGTCCGTATTCAGGGGCCCAGGGGTCAAATGACAAGCGTGGTGCCGGAAGGAATACGCTTTGAGCAGACCGAGAAGGGAGTTCTCGCCACCCGATCCTCGGATTCCAAGCAGCAGAAGGCACTCCACGGACTGGCCCGGAGTTTGTTGGCCAACGCGGTTGCCGGAGTAAGCCGGGGCTTCAGGAAGGAACTGGACATCGTGGGCATCGGCTACCGGGCTGAGCACAAGGGGAAATCGGTCGTCTTCAGTCTGGGGTTTTCCCACCCCATCGACTTTCCGATCCCCGAGGGAATCAGCGTTGAGGTGGAGCGACAGACGCACCTGGTCGTTTCGGGGGTGGACAAGCAGAAAGTAGGCCAGACTGCCGCTGACATCCGGTCCTTGCGCAAGCCCGATCCCTATAAGAACAAGGGGATTCGTTATACGGGGGAGAGGCTCAAGAAGAAAGTCGGCAAGACGGGGGCCAAGTAG
- the rplR gene encoding 50S ribosomal protein L18: MAKRISRGHIRKRIHVRVRKKIRGSGDRPRLNVFRSASHIYAQVIDDDQGRTLASASTVDKEIREQNRNGGNLAAATVVGSRIAERTTRLGIKRVVYDRGGYLFHGRVKALADAARKGGLEF; this comes from the coding sequence ATGGCTAAACGGATTTCCAGAGGTCACATCCGCAAACGTATCCACGTGCGGGTGCGAAAAAAGATCAGAGGCTCGGGCGATCGACCTCGGCTCAACGTGTTCCGCTCTGCCAGTCACATTTACGCCCAGGTCATCGACGACGACCAGGGCCGTACCCTGGCCTCCGCCTCGACGGTCGACAAGGAGATCCGCGAGCAAAACCGGAATGGGGGCAACTTGGCTGCAGCCACGGTCGTGGGCAGCCGGATCGCCGAACGAACCACCCGGCTTGGGATCAAGCGAGTGGTCTACGACCGGGGGGGCTATCTGTTTCACGGCCGGGTGAAGGCATTGGCGGATGCGGCCCGAAAGGGCGGCCTGGAGTTCTGA
- the rpmD gene encoding 50S ribosomal protein L30 has translation MPLKIKLVKSGIGCSTRQKQVIRGLGFRRLNQTVARPDTPEIRGMIFKIRHLLEVKSEV, from the coding sequence ATGCCTCTGAAGATTAAGCTGGTCAAGAGCGGCATCGGATGCTCGACCCGGCAAAAGCAGGTGATTCGTGGCTTGGGTTTCAGACGGCTGAACCAGACGGTCGCCCGACCCGATACTCCGGAAATTCGAGGCATGATCTTCAAGATTCGCCATCTCTTGGAGGTGAAGAGTGAAGTTTGA
- the rplO gene encoding 50S ribosomal protein L15, with the protein MELHELKPSPGSTRNRRRRGIGPGSGLGKTAGRGSKGQKSRSGARAKRGFEGGQMPLHRRLPKRGFTNIFRKQIVVVNVGQLQVFRAGSSVSPDVLVKRGIIKKVKDGVKILGRGEVSKALKVSAHFFSQSARDKISQAGGAIQEIK; encoded by the coding sequence ATTGAACTTCACGAACTGAAGCCTTCACCGGGATCGACCCGAAATCGCAGGCGCAGGGGAATCGGGCCCGGATCCGGACTGGGAAAAACCGCGGGCCGCGGAAGCAAGGGACAGAAATCTCGTTCCGGCGCAAGGGCCAAGCGCGGATTCGAGGGCGGGCAGATGCCCCTGCACCGCCGTTTGCCGAAGCGCGGTTTCACCAACATCTTCAGGAAACAGATCGTGGTGGTGAATGTGGGTCAGCTCCAGGTGTTCAGGGCCGGGTCGTCGGTATCCCCGGACGTCCTGGTCAAACGGGGAATCATCAAGAAAGTCAAGGATGGTGTGAAGATTCTGGGTCGAGGCGAGGTGTCGAAAGCGCTGAAAGTGTCAGCACACTTCTTCAGTCAAAGCGCAAGGGACAAGATCAGCCAGGCCGGAGGGGCCATTCAAGAAATCAAGTGA
- the secY gene encoding preprotein translocase subunit SecY gives MIESLRNIWNMNDLRKRILFTLGILAVYRVGAFIPTPGINTEALREIFDRSRGTVLGFLDLFSGGNFGNFTIFALGITPYITASIILQLMTVVWPYLERLSKEGELGRKKITQYTRYLTVILSLVQSFGIASFLQGMPAEGGTQVVLNPGFGFVFMTMLTQTTGTAFIMWLGERITERGIGNGMSLIIFAGIVSGLPSAGHEIFTRLVQQQWSPLFVMVLLSIMVVVVGFIVLVERAQRRIPVQYAKRVVGRRVMGGQSTHLPLKVNVGGVIPVIFASSILTFPQTFGLMFEDSRFFRSLTEALGFGEPLYNLLYVTFIIFFCYFYTSIVFNPTEVAGNMRKYGGFIPGIRPGRATAEYIETILTRITFAGAIYLAMIAVIPEFMITGFHINNLPWVGGYFEGLPNWILNGMGVQFYFGGTSLLIVVGVAMDTVQQIEAQLVMRHYDGFLGPRGRRIRGRRA, from the coding sequence GTGATCGAAAGCTTGCGCAACATCTGGAATATGAATGACCTGAGGAAGAGGATTCTCTTCACCTTGGGCATTCTGGCCGTGTACAGGGTCGGGGCTTTCATCCCCACTCCCGGGATCAACACCGAGGCCCTGCGTGAGATTTTCGACCGCAGCCGGGGGACCGTTCTGGGTTTTCTGGATCTATTCTCCGGCGGCAATTTCGGCAACTTCACCATTTTCGCCTTAGGCATAACCCCCTACATTACGGCCTCGATCATCCTTCAGTTGATGACCGTCGTTTGGCCCTATCTGGAGAGACTGTCCAAGGAAGGAGAGCTCGGCCGCAAGAAGATCACCCAGTACACCCGATACCTGACGGTTATCCTCAGTCTGGTGCAGTCGTTCGGCATCGCGTCCTTCTTGCAGGGGATGCCGGCCGAGGGCGGAACTCAAGTGGTTCTGAACCCTGGTTTCGGATTCGTGTTCATGACCATGCTGACCCAGACCACGGGAACCGCATTCATCATGTGGCTGGGGGAAAGGATTACCGAGAGGGGCATCGGGAATGGAATGTCCCTGATCATCTTTGCCGGAATTGTCAGCGGCTTGCCCAGCGCCGGCCATGAGATCTTTACCCGACTGGTGCAGCAGCAATGGTCCCCGCTGTTCGTGATGGTGCTCCTGTCCATCATGGTGGTGGTGGTCGGATTCATCGTATTGGTCGAGAGGGCTCAGAGGCGGATTCCGGTACAGTACGCCAAGCGCGTGGTGGGACGAAGGGTCATGGGCGGGCAGTCGACCCACCTTCCCCTGAAGGTGAATGTCGGCGGCGTGATCCCGGTAATCTTTGCGTCTTCCATACTCACCTTTCCACAGACCTTCGGTCTGATGTTCGAGGACAGTCGTTTCTTCAGAAGCCTCACCGAGGCTCTCGGATTTGGCGAGCCGCTTTACAATTTGCTCTATGTCACCTTCATTATTTTCTTTTGCTACTTTTACACCTCCATCGTATTCAATCCCACTGAAGTCGCCGGCAACATGAGGAAGTACGGGGGATTTATTCCGGGAATCCGTCCCGGGCGCGCTACCGCGGAGTACATCGAGACCATCCTGACTCGAATCACCTTTGCAGGAGCGATCTATCTGGCCATGATTGCCGTCATTCCGGAATTCATGATTACCGGTTTCCATATTAATAATCTCCCGTGGGTGGGCGGCTATTTCGAAGGTTTGCCGAACTGGATTCTGAACGGTATGGGGGTGCAGTTTTATTTCGGTGGGACCTCTCTGTTGATTGTGGTGGGGGTGGCCATGGATACTGTTCAACAGATCGAGGCTCAATTGGTGATGCGGCACTACGATGGATTCCTGGGGCCGCGGGGACGTCGGATTCGCGGGCGCCGGGCGTGA
- the infA gene encoding translation initiation factor IF-1 — translation MSKEDAIEVMAVVLEPLPNAMFKVQLENKHVVLAHISGKMRKNFIRILPGDRVAVELSPYDLSRGRIVYRYK, via the coding sequence ATGTCGAAGGAAGATGCCATTGAAGTGATGGCGGTTGTCCTGGAACCCTTACCCAATGCCATGTTCAAGGTTCAGTTGGAGAACAAGCATGTGGTGCTGGCTCACATTTCCGGGAAAATGCGCAAGAACTTCATTCGGATTTTGCCGGGAGACAGGGTCGCGGTGGAATTGTCGCCCTACGACTTGAGCCGGGGTCGGATCGTCTATCGCTACAAGTAG
- the rpmJ gene encoding 50S ribosomal protein L36 → MKVRASVKKICPKCKIIRRHGVVRVICVNPKCKQRQG, encoded by the coding sequence ATGAAAGTCAGGGCATCGGTTAAGAAAATCTGCCCGAAGTGCAAAATCATTCGCCGGCACGGGGTGGTACGGGTGATTTGCGTCAACCCCAAGTGCAAGCAGCGTCAGGGATAG